A genome region from Arachidicoccus soli includes the following:
- the murB gene encoding UDP-N-acetylmuramate dehydrogenase produces the protein MIIAENISLKPYNTFGINVSANQFAEFNSLESLKKLLKNEEKHLIIGGGSNILFTKNFDGIVLKNGLKGIHLLREDDDFIYIQAAGGEQWHQFVLYCVERNYSGVENLSLIPGCVGAAPMQNIGAYGIELKDVFYQLEALHIPSSAICTFNKEECKFGYRESVFKKEFKNQYVILNVTFRLKRLPDFHIEYGAIKAELEKMKISNLSIQAISQAVINIRESKLPNPKEIGNAGSFFKNPTISETSFVSLKDKFPQIVAYDLPDTKQKKIAAGWLIEQCGWKGFKQDNYGVHAKQALVLVNYGDANGADILKLSEQIIESVNEKFSIHLEREVNIV, from the coding sequence ATGATTATTGCAGAAAATATTTCGTTAAAGCCTTACAATACATTTGGCATCAATGTTTCAGCCAATCAGTTTGCGGAATTCAATTCTTTGGAAAGCCTAAAAAAATTATTGAAAAATGAAGAAAAGCATCTCATAATTGGTGGTGGCAGTAATATTTTATTTACTAAAAATTTTGATGGCATCGTTTTAAAAAATGGATTAAAAGGCATTCATCTGTTAAGAGAAGATGACGACTTTATTTATATACAAGCTGCTGGTGGTGAGCAATGGCATCAGTTTGTGCTTTATTGCGTAGAAAGAAATTATTCAGGAGTAGAAAATTTAAGTTTGATACCTGGTTGTGTTGGTGCCGCACCGATGCAAAACATTGGGGCATATGGTATAGAATTGAAAGATGTATTCTACCAATTAGAAGCTCTCCATATACCAAGTTCTGCAATTTGTACATTTAATAAAGAAGAATGTAAATTTGGTTATCGGGAAAGTGTTTTTAAAAAAGAATTTAAAAACCAATATGTCATTTTAAATGTAACATTCCGCCTCAAAAGGTTGCCAGATTTTCATATTGAATATGGAGCTATTAAAGCTGAATTAGAAAAAATGAAAATCAGTAATTTATCTATACAAGCTATTTCACAAGCTGTCATTAATATCAGAGAAAGTAAATTACCCAATCCAAAAGAGATAGGTAATGCAGGTAGCTTTTTTAAGAATCCCACAATATCTGAGACATCTTTTGTCTCTCTGAAAGATAAATTTCCACAGATAGTTGCCTATGATTTACCTGACACCAAGCAAAAGAAAATAGCAGCCGGCTGGCTTATAGAACAATGTGGATGGAAGGGATTTAAACAAGACAATTATGGCGTACATGCCAAGCAGGCATTGGTCTTAGTAAATTATGGTGACGCTAATGGAGCAGATATTTTAAAATTATCTGAGCAAATAATTGAAAGTGTTAATGAAAAATTCTCTATCCATTTAGAACGAGAAGTGAATATTGTATAA
- a CDS encoding NAD(P)/FAD-dependent oxidoreductase, with the protein MNNIGRKKIVILGAGFAGLKIARKLAKTDYEITLLDINNFHQFQPLFYQVASARLEPSAISFPLRKIFQKKENIKVRVGVVKNIDTKEKKVYSWHNVFDYDYLVIATGCTNNYFGNKNIEANAFPMKSTPQAIALRNKILLNFEASLSVKTEEEKTPFLNIVVVGGGPTGVELSGALAELKTKVLPKDYPLIDFSNLKIYLIEGSDNTLSAMSKQSQKYSRKYLEELGVTIWTGTHVNDYDGKTVTLANGDILKTNTLIWAAGVTGNVPKGIPQESITRGNRIVVNELHEAVGLNDVFVIGDVSYMETKDWPKGHPQLANVANKQAENLAQNFRNKLKNQEPKAFTYSNPGTMATIGKRKAVVDLPKFHFHGRFAWLIWMFLHLMLILGVRNKLLIFLNWMFNYFTNDSTLRVIFLPSKKQRQLGQEYEDITT; encoded by the coding sequence ATGAACAACATTGGAAGGAAGAAGATAGTAATTTTAGGCGCCGGTTTTGCCGGACTCAAAATTGCCAGAAAACTAGCCAAGACTGATTATGAGATCACTTTATTGGACATTAATAATTTCCATCAATTTCAACCACTTTTTTACCAGGTCGCCTCTGCAAGGCTGGAACCATCAGCCATTTCATTCCCGCTTAGGAAAATCTTTCAAAAAAAAGAAAACATCAAGGTTCGTGTGGGTGTTGTAAAAAACATTGATACCAAAGAGAAGAAAGTCTATAGCTGGCACAACGTATTTGATTACGATTATCTTGTTATAGCTACCGGCTGTACGAATAATTATTTTGGCAATAAAAATATTGAAGCGAATGCATTTCCCATGAAATCTACGCCGCAGGCAATTGCATTGCGCAATAAGATCTTATTGAATTTCGAAGCCTCTTTATCCGTTAAAACCGAAGAAGAAAAGACACCATTTTTAAACATTGTGGTCGTTGGTGGAGGGCCAACGGGTGTAGAGCTTTCTGGCGCTTTAGCAGAATTGAAAACAAAAGTTTTACCCAAGGATTATCCGCTTATAGATTTTTCCAACCTAAAAATATATTTAATAGAAGGGAGCGACAACACTTTATCTGCGATGAGTAAGCAATCGCAGAAATATTCTAGAAAATACCTAGAAGAACTGGGTGTAACCATTTGGACGGGTACACATGTAAATGATTACGACGGCAAAACAGTGACCTTGGCAAATGGCGACATTTTAAAAACAAATACCTTAATTTGGGCCGCAGGCGTCACCGGCAATGTGCCTAAAGGTATTCCTCAAGAATCTATAACTCGGGGCAACCGCATCGTCGTAAATGAATTGCACGAAGCTGTTGGGTTAAATGATGTTTTTGTCATTGGCGATGTGTCTTATATGGAAACCAAAGATTGGCCTAAAGGGCACCCACAACTGGCTAATGTTGCCAACAAACAAGCAGAAAACCTAGCACAGAATTTTAGAAATAAATTAAAAAATCAAGAGCCGAAAGCATTTACTTATAGTAACCCGGGTACAATGGCAACCATTGGAAAAAGGAAGGCAGTTGTGGATCTCCCCAAATTTCATTTTCATGGAAGGTTTGCCTGGCTAATCTGGATGTTTCTCCACTTAATGTTGATTTTGGGTGTGCGTAATAAATTGCTCATTTTCTTAAATTGGATGTTTAATTATTTTACCAACGATTCAACTTTACGCGTTATTTTCTTGCCGTCTAAGAAGCAGCGTCAGCTAGGGCAAGAGTATGAGGATATAACCACTTAA
- the era gene encoding GTPase Era, which yields MKSGFVNIFGKPNAGKSTLLNGLLGEKLAIVSSKVQTTRHRIKGFLTKPDEYQIIFSDTPGIIEPKYKLHQKMMGAVKSALEDADVGILLVDVKDNLEECNELFTSLRLKVPCIVLLNKIDLAEKEQVDNAKAFFDAQPYCKTTLGVSALNQKIFSTLLKAIVDLLPEGLPFYSEEELTDLPVKFFMGELIREKIYQLFGDEIPYHSAVLVNAFKEKNTLVKIQADIIVQRETQKVILIGEGGKMIKKIGTLARQDMEKFLEQKVFLELFVKVRAKWRDNDAQLKEYGYN from the coding sequence ATGAAATCGGGATTTGTAAATATTTTTGGGAAGCCCAATGCGGGCAAAAGCACGCTTCTCAATGGTTTGTTGGGTGAGAAGCTGGCAATTGTTTCCAGCAAAGTTCAAACGACACGCCATCGTATAAAAGGGTTTTTAACCAAACCGGATGAATATCAAATCATTTTTTCTGATACACCCGGTATCATCGAGCCCAAATACAAGTTGCATCAAAAAATGATGGGTGCTGTAAAGAGCGCTTTGGAGGATGCAGATGTAGGTATTTTATTGGTAGATGTTAAGGATAATCTGGAAGAGTGTAATGAATTGTTTACCTCTCTTCGCCTCAAAGTTCCGTGTATAGTGCTCTTGAATAAGATTGATTTAGCAGAAAAAGAACAGGTAGACAATGCAAAAGCTTTTTTTGATGCGCAACCATATTGTAAGACAACACTAGGCGTATCTGCGCTCAACCAAAAAATATTTAGCACACTATTAAAAGCTATTGTTGATCTTTTACCTGAGGGATTACCTTTTTATAGCGAAGAAGAATTGACTGACCTTCCTGTAAAATTTTTTATGGGAGAATTGATTCGCGAAAAAATATATCAACTCTTTGGGGATGAAATCCCTTACCATTCTGCTGTTTTAGTGAATGCCTTTAAAGAAAAAAATACTTTAGTGAAGATTCAGGCTGATATTATTGTGCAGCGCGAAACACAAAAAGTTATTTTAATAGGAGAAGGTGGGAAAATGATAAAAAAAATAGGAACTTTGGCACGTCAGGATATGGAGAAGTTTTTAGAGCAAAAAGTGTTTTTAGAACTTTTCGTAAAAGTGCGGGCGAAATGGAGAGACAATGACGCGCAGTTAAAAGAATACGGATATAATTAA
- the der gene encoding ribosome biogenesis GTPase Der has translation MGFTVAIVGRPNVGKSTFFNRLLEERKAIVDDVSGVTRDRQYGISEWNGKLFNVIDTGGFVNNSDDIFEIEICKQVKIAIDEADAIIFMTDAATGITDLDDAMANLLRRTTKPVFVTVNKVDNNARYLDATEFYILGFENVHFISSISGSGSGELLDAITNLIKEEEEKSDEVLPKIAIIGQPNVGKSSLLNALTGQERTIVSNIAGTTRDTIHTHYNLFQKEFVLIDTAGIRKKNKEKDDLEFYSVIRAIKAMDEADTCMLLLDAEKGITAQDISIFSLAARKGKGVVILVNKWDLIEGKETNTARDYESELKKRIAPFNDIPIIFISAKEKTRIFKGIELALEVCENKKQRIATSKLNDVMLKAVESHHAPVVRGHSIKIKYVMQLPTHVPSFAFFTNFPEDVKTPYKNYLENQLRSHFNFKGVPIRIFFRKK, from the coding sequence ATGGGTTTTACAGTAGCAATTGTGGGTAGGCCCAATGTAGGCAAGAGCACTTTCTTCAACCGTTTGTTGGAAGAGCGAAAAGCAATTGTAGATGATGTAAGCGGTGTTACAAGAGATAGACAGTATGGTATATCTGAATGGAACGGAAAGTTATTCAATGTAATAGATACAGGAGGATTTGTAAATAATTCTGATGATATTTTTGAAATAGAGATTTGCAAACAGGTAAAGATTGCTATTGACGAAGCGGATGCAATTATCTTTATGACAGATGCCGCAACCGGAATTACTGATTTGGACGATGCAATGGCGAACTTACTTCGCCGTACCACTAAACCGGTTTTTGTAACAGTTAATAAAGTAGATAATAATGCACGATATTTAGATGCAACGGAGTTTTATATTTTAGGATTTGAAAATGTACATTTTATTAGCAGCATTAGCGGGAGTGGAAGTGGGGAATTATTGGATGCAATCACCAACCTAATAAAAGAAGAGGAAGAAAAGAGTGACGAGGTATTACCTAAAATTGCAATAATCGGTCAACCGAATGTGGGTAAGTCTTCCCTGCTTAATGCACTTACGGGGCAGGAGCGTACTATTGTGAGTAATATTGCTGGTACGACACGCGACACGATACATACGCATTACAACCTTTTCCAAAAAGAGTTTGTTTTAATTGATACAGCTGGTATTCGCAAGAAAAATAAGGAGAAAGATGATTTAGAGTTTTATTCAGTAATTCGTGCAATTAAGGCGATGGATGAAGCAGATACTTGCATGTTGTTGTTAGACGCTGAAAAAGGGATTACTGCACAAGATATTAGTATATTTTCTTTAGCAGCCCGTAAGGGAAAAGGTGTTGTAATATTAGTCAATAAGTGGGATTTGATTGAGGGGAAAGAAACGAATACTGCGCGCGATTATGAAAGTGAATTAAAAAAACGTATTGCACCATTCAATGATATACCAATCATTTTTATATCGGCAAAAGAGAAGACGAGAATTTTTAAAGGCATTGAACTCGCTTTAGAAGTTTGCGAAAATAAAAAGCAGCGCATTGCAACAAGTAAATTAAATGATGTGATGCTTAAAGCGGTAGAATCTCATCATGCGCCTGTTGTGCGTGGGCATTCTATCAAAATAAAATATGTGATGCAATTGCCAACACATGTTCCGTCATTTGCCTTTTTTACCAACTTTCCGGAAGATGTAAAGACTCCTTATAAAAATTATTTAGAAAATCAGTTGCGCTCACATTTTAATTTTAAGGGTGTACCTATAAGAATCTTCTTTAGAAAAAAATAA
- a CDS encoding PLDc N-terminal domain-containing protein — protein MQPNPHSIIPLILFFGVIPIGLMLYCLFDIFKNKYTGNGKLIWIIITVVLPVLGPLLYLFVGKNKSLK, from the coding sequence ATGCAACCTAACCCACATTCTATTATTCCACTCATTTTATTTTTCGGTGTTATTCCAATTGGTTTAATGCTCTACTGTCTATTTGATATTTTCAAGAACAAGTATACTGGTAACGGCAAGCTTATATGGATTATTATCACAGTTGTGCTTCCCGTATTAGGACCATTACTTTACTTATTTGTAGGGAAAAACAAGTCTCTAAAATAA
- a CDS encoding putative porin, with amino-acid sequence MHIKKKLLYIFILFATAILMNKADAQINETGNNNYQLDNQGRPLPPSRPGNDSLKLRDKYEDSITITYKYFDSSLIHHIDTSINDFGSRLQKPFTYNNTGNIGSPAESLLFNPYMKAGWDEGFHSMDIYRFTVENTKYYTTTRPYSVLGYLLGGKGEQYIDLLHTQPRDKGNVNFTFEYRLLNAPGALKNENDANSNLRVNVSIHSSNKRYSSNFIFIRNSLKSATNGGLVNPNDLNNLSLGSTFEVNTRLGGSNTRTNDPFNTTVNTGNISKDVTLYFRQSYDFGQKDSLVKDTVTYRLFYPRLRLEHSIKYSNYNYSFTDNNPIASDYLNYFDLIVPSDTINFHDNWRELNNEFAIYTYPDKKNTNQFLKLHANLQSLNGSLGKFYTQGYNNVYVGAEYRNRTRNQKWDVTALGDLYVAGNYAGNYSGGISLRRDFGKKIGSLQIGFQNVNRTPSYIFTAASSTNLSLGDTSNITFKPHSDFPVINTTDFKNENISKAYAVLYLPSIKTKLTGNYFLYNNYSYFSNYFTAEQSNTAFNLLQLGIEKETKLGKYFRWYLEAYIQQKAGNTPLNLPLFLMRNRIAFEGHFYNNLDIATGFEVRYVSPYKPDIYSPFTAQFFNQNTETISNLPDISYYVNFKITRFRFFGEIANLNTLSYKNNIFGFNNYSFVAPNYPNHSLWIRLGVWWTFIN; translated from the coding sequence ATGCATATCAAGAAGAAACTCTTATATATTTTTATTTTATTTGCGACGGCAATTTTGATGAATAAAGCTGATGCGCAAATTAATGAAACAGGTAACAATAATTATCAGCTTGATAATCAAGGGCGACCGCTTCCTCCCAGCAGGCCAGGAAACGATTCTTTGAAATTGCGCGATAAGTATGAAGACTCCATAACTATCACCTATAAGTATTTTGATTCTTCACTTATCCATCATATCGATACATCTATTAACGATTTTGGATCTCGTTTGCAAAAACCTTTTACCTATAACAACACCGGAAATATAGGCTCGCCTGCAGAATCCTTATTATTTAACCCCTACATGAAAGCAGGATGGGATGAAGGTTTTCATTCGATGGACATTTATAGGTTCACTGTAGAAAATACCAAATATTACACCACCACCAGACCCTATTCCGTTTTAGGATATTTGCTAGGAGGCAAAGGAGAACAGTACATAGATTTGTTACATACCCAGCCACGTGACAAAGGAAATGTAAACTTCACATTTGAATACAGGCTTCTAAATGCACCAGGTGCGCTCAAGAATGAAAATGATGCCAATAGCAATCTAAGAGTAAATGTTTCTATACATAGCTCTAATAAAAGATACAGTTCTAATTTTATCTTTATTCGCAATAGCCTGAAATCAGCTACCAATGGAGGCTTAGTAAATCCAAATGATTTGAATAACCTTTCCCTTGGAAGTACTTTTGAGGTAAATACCAGGTTAGGCGGCAGCAATACTAGAACCAACGACCCATTTAATACCACAGTTAATACCGGCAATATATCTAAAGATGTGACACTCTATTTTAGGCAGTCGTATGATTTTGGGCAAAAAGATTCTTTGGTAAAAGATACAGTTACATATCGCCTATTTTATCCAAGATTAAGATTGGAACATAGTATTAAATATAGCAATTACAATTATAGTTTTACCGACAACAATCCAATCGCTAGTGATTACTTAAATTATTTTGATTTAATTGTACCTTCGGATACTATTAATTTTCATGACAATTGGAGAGAACTAAACAATGAGTTTGCTATTTACACTTATCCTGACAAAAAGAATACGAACCAATTCCTAAAATTACATGCTAACCTGCAATCACTCAATGGCAGTTTGGGAAAATTTTACACGCAAGGTTATAATAATGTATATGTAGGTGCAGAATATCGAAACCGCACTCGTAATCAAAAGTGGGATGTAACCGCCTTGGGTGATTTATATGTAGCAGGCAATTATGCAGGCAATTATAGCGGGGGTATTAGTTTAAGGAGGGACTTCGGGAAAAAAATAGGGTCTTTACAAATAGGATTTCAAAATGTAAATCGCACACCTTCCTATATTTTCACCGCGGCCTCCTCTACCAACCTTTCACTTGGAGATACAAGCAATATTACTTTTAAGCCTCATTCTGATTTTCCCGTAATTAATACGACCGATTTTAAAAACGAAAACATTTCTAAAGCTTATGCTGTACTTTATTTACCCTCTATTAAAACGAAATTAACGGGCAATTATTTCTTGTATAATAATTATAGTTATTTCTCCAATTACTTTACAGCTGAACAAAGCAATACTGCCTTTAATTTATTGCAATTAGGAATAGAAAAAGAAACAAAACTAGGCAAATATTTCCGTTGGTATTTAGAAGCATATATTCAGCAAAAAGCAGGAAATACCCCCTTGAATCTACCTTTATTCTTGATGCGCAACCGCATTGCATTTGAAGGGCATTTCTATAATAACTTAGATATCGCAACGGGTTTCGAAGTAAGGTACGTATCGCCATACAAGCCTGACATATACTCTCCCTTTACAGCACAGTTTTTCAATCAGAACACAGAGACTATCAGCAACTTACCCGATATTTCATACTACGTAAATTTTAAAATCACGAGATTTAGATTTTTTGGAGAGATAGCCAATTTAAATACTCTAAGTTATAAGAACAATATCTTTGGGTTTAATAATTATAGTTTCGTTGCACCCAATTACCCCAATCATTCCTTGTGGATACGTCTTGGCGTTTGGTGGACCTTTATCAACTAA
- a CDS encoding APC family permease, producing MSNPLFRKKNISTILADAEAGLSDAEGHSTSLKKVLGVRDLTFMGIAAVVGAGIFSTIGNASFQGGPGVSILFILTAVCCGFSALCYAEFASRIPVSGSAYTYAYASFGELIAWIIGWDLLMEYAIGNIAVAISWSQYFVNLLEGLHIHVPAFLTTDYLSASRGFKEATTALAHGDALTSLSQTVQSSYQAWLQAPRIGNFRLIADIPALAIVFLITWLVYVGIRETRKATNMMVILKLIVLVAVIAVGFFYVAPANWSPFLPNGFGGMMKGVSAVFFAYIGFDAISTTAEECKNPQRDLPRGMIYSLIICTVLYILVALVLTGMVSYKDLQVGDPLAFVFKRVGLNEISYIISFSAVIATASVLLVFQMGQPRIWMSMSRDGLLPKVFSRIHPKYKTPSFATMVTGFFVAIPALFLNLTEVTDLTSIGTLFAFVLVCGGVLLLPKLGEGEQKPKFKIPYINAQWIVPTLFVVGVVFFWKNFLGLFDLGGGWTVFRDKLPFFLFVILAIGLTITSFIKKLSLIPVLGLASCFYLMTELGYTNWLRFIIWLVIGLVIYFLYSRHHSKLRDVVDK from the coding sequence ATGTCCAATCCATTATTCAGAAAAAAAAATATCAGTACAATCCTAGCGGATGCAGAAGCCGGTTTGAGTGACGCGGAAGGTCATTCCACCAGTTTGAAAAAAGTGTTGGGCGTACGTGATCTTACATTTATGGGTATTGCGGCTGTAGTGGGTGCAGGTATTTTTTCAACTATTGGGAATGCTTCTTTTCAAGGAGGGCCCGGTGTTTCTATTTTATTTATTCTTACGGCTGTTTGTTGCGGTTTTTCAGCATTGTGTTATGCAGAATTTGCTTCGCGCATCCCGGTAAGCGGTAGCGCTTATACTTATGCCTATGCTTCCTTTGGTGAATTAATAGCTTGGATTATTGGTTGGGATTTATTGATGGAATATGCTATTGGAAATATTGCCGTGGCTATTTCTTGGAGCCAGTATTTTGTAAATCTATTAGAAGGATTACATATTCATGTTCCCGCTTTTTTAACGACTGATTACTTAAGTGCTTCCCGTGGATTTAAGGAGGCGACGACAGCATTGGCACATGGTGATGCATTGACTAGTCTATCTCAAACTGTGCAAAGTAGTTATCAAGCGTGGCTACAAGCACCCAGAATAGGTAATTTTAGATTGATTGCTGATATACCCGCATTAGCCATTGTGTTTTTAATAACTTGGTTGGTATATGTGGGTATCCGGGAGACACGCAAAGCCACAAATATGATGGTTATCTTGAAATTAATTGTTTTGGTGGCTGTAATAGCAGTAGGATTTTTTTATGTTGCTCCTGCAAATTGGAGCCCATTTTTGCCAAATGGTTTTGGAGGCATGATGAAAGGCGTATCTGCTGTATTCTTTGCCTATATTGGATTTGATGCGATAAGTACAACGGCTGAAGAATGTAAAAACCCGCAACGGGATTTGCCAAGAGGTATGATATATTCGTTGATTATTTGTACAGTTTTGTATATCTTGGTTGCACTTGTATTAACGGGCATGGTCTCTTACAAAGATCTGCAAGTAGGTGATCCATTGGCCTTTGTTTTTAAAAGAGTGGGGTTGAACGAAATTAGTTACATTATTTCATTTAGTGCAGTAATAGCAACAGCAAGTGTATTGTTGGTATTCCAAATGGGGCAGCCTAGAATTTGGATGAGCATGAGCCGTGATGGATTGCTGCCAAAAGTTTTCAGTCGCATTCATCCTAAATATAAAACACCTTCTTTCGCAACAATGGTTACCGGCTTTTTTGTTGCAATTCCTGCTTTATTTTTGAACCTTACTGAGGTTACCGACCTTACAAGTATTGGTACTTTATTTGCCTTCGTTTTGGTATGCGGTGGTGTACTTTTGTTGCCTAAATTGGGAGAAGGAGAGCAGAAACCAAAATTTAAAATCCCTTATATCAACGCTCAATGGATCGTGCCCACTTTATTTGTGGTAGGTGTGGTTTTTTTCTGGAAGAATTTTTTAGGCCTTTTTGACCTAGGTGGCGGTTGGACTGTGTTCCGGGATAAATTACCTTTCTTCTTATTCGTGATTCTAGCTATTGGACTAACGATTACTTCTTTTATCAAAAAACTCTCCTTAATCCCCGTTTTGGGTTTGGCAAGTTGCTTTTATTTAATGACCGAACTAGGATATACTAACTGGTTACGTTTTATTATCTGGTTGGTTATTGGCTTGGTTATCTATTTCTTATATAGTCGTCATCATAGTAAATTGCGAGATGTAGTTGATAAGTAG
- a CDS encoding RNA polymerase sigma factor, with product MNKHQKYDDEALLNKFYQSQEKYWLGVLLERYTLLLLGVCMKYLKNEQDAQDAVQQVFYKVLNELSKTKVNYFKSWIYTITRNHCLMLLRAGKNLILEEIEVEFSPQAEEYSQEKILEKEKLFEYMESALIELNVEQQTCITLFYLNNKSYNEIAEDTGYTMTQVKSHIQNGKRNLKNLIEKMQEKNG from the coding sequence TTGAATAAGCATCAAAAATATGATGATGAAGCCTTGCTTAATAAGTTTTATCAAAGTCAAGAAAAGTATTGGCTCGGTGTATTGTTAGAACGCTATACATTACTTCTCTTAGGTGTTTGTATGAAATATTTAAAAAACGAACAAGATGCACAAGATGCAGTACAGCAGGTTTTTTATAAGGTATTAAATGAATTATCCAAGACTAAGGTCAATTATTTTAAAAGCTGGATATATACGATTACACGCAATCATTGTCTCATGTTGTTACGTGCCGGCAAAAACTTAATTTTGGAAGAGATAGAAGTCGAATTTTCGCCACAAGCAGAAGAATACTCACAAGAAAAGATACTTGAAAAAGAAAAGCTTTTTGAATATATGGAATCGGCGTTAATAGAGTTGAATGTGGAACAGCAAACCTGTATCACCTTATTTTATTTGAACAACAAATCCTATAATGAAATTGCTGAAGATACCGGCTACACAATGACACAAGTGAAAAGCCATATTCAGAACGGCAAGCGGAATTTAAAAAACCTGATTGAAAAAATGCAAGAAAAAAATGGCTGA
- a CDS encoding polyprenyl synthetase family protein, with protein MHSFQELSKQFSEKFQTKHFPYQPEGLYEPAEYFLGIGGKRIRPIACLMANELFGDIESDTWQIANALELFHNFTLLHDDIMDEASLRRGKQTVHLRNGQNTAILSGDVMLIRAYEYLNELNPEILPIIFKLFNKTAKEVCEGQQYDMEFERRENVSLDEYINMIKLKTSVLLAASLEMGAIVGGATRNNCDRLYGFGKNLGIAFQIQDDYLDCFGNPEKFGKEVGGDIRRNKKTFLLIKAKEMVSGTQKAQLERLLENDEEDKVGKVLSIYKDCGIDEWAKQLQKQYADKAFQHLEDVVVINARKKSLRDLAEYLLQRDY; from the coding sequence GTGCATTCATTTCAAGAGTTATCAAAGCAATTTTCAGAAAAATTTCAAACAAAACATTTTCCATACCAACCTGAAGGTTTGTACGAACCCGCAGAATATTTCTTAGGGATTGGTGGGAAAAGAATTCGCCCAATAGCCTGTCTAATGGCGAATGAACTCTTTGGTGACATTGAAAGCGATACATGGCAAATCGCTAATGCGCTTGAATTATTTCACAACTTTACGCTGTTGCATGATGATATAATGGATGAGGCTTCTTTGCGAAGAGGCAAACAAACAGTGCATTTACGCAATGGGCAAAATACAGCTATTCTTAGTGGCGATGTAATGTTGATAAGGGCTTATGAATATTTGAACGAGTTAAACCCTGAGATTTTGCCTATTATTTTTAAATTGTTCAATAAAACGGCAAAAGAAGTTTGTGAGGGACAGCAGTACGATATGGAATTCGAAAGAAGAGAAAATGTTTCTTTAGACGAATATATCAACATGATAAAATTAAAGACATCTGTTTTGTTGGCTGCAAGCTTGGAAATGGGCGCCATTGTCGGTGGTGCTACCAGAAATAATTGTGATAGATTGTATGGTTTTGGAAAGAATTTAGGGATTGCTTTTCAAATTCAAGATGATTATTTAGATTGTTTTGGAAACCCTGAAAAATTTGGTAAGGAAGTAGGAGGGGACATCCGTAGAAATAAAAAAACTTTCCTTTTAATCAAAGCAAAAGAAATGGTGTCGGGTACACAGAAGGCTCAGTTGGAGAGACTTTTGGAAAATGATGAAGAAGATAAGGTGGGAAAAGTCTTGAGTATTTATAAAGACTGCGGTATAGATGAGTGGGCTAAACAATTACAAAAACAATATGCAGATAAGGCGTTTCAACATTTAGAAGATGTGGTAGTGATAAATGCACGTAAAAAGTCTTTACGTGATTTAGCCGAATATTTGTTGCAAAGGGATTATTAG
- a CDS encoding C40 family peptidase, producing MQIVIAITPVNPMRAEPTHRSEMVSQILFGEMAEVMDHTTDFIKIRSLNDHYEGWAQSVQLVEVPAKLNEDLLLGFSLENKTIEFNGMPMLIGLGTPVWHIKMMANYSLNYGNINYKKELAFIEENIKKVTLPYLNTAYLWGGRSAFGVDCSGFTQQVFQYFNIKLPRDAHQQALLGKSIGFLEECNCGDLAFFDNPDGKITHVGIIMNNETIIHSSGKVRIDKIDTQGIVNVDSGLRTHQLRIIKRMS from the coding sequence ATGCAAATAGTTATAGCTATAACACCAGTTAATCCAATGCGCGCTGAGCCCACGCATCGTTCTGAAATGGTTAGCCAAATTCTTTTTGGTGAAATGGCTGAAGTAATGGATCATACAACTGATTTTATAAAAATTAGATCTTTAAATGATCATTATGAAGGGTGGGCACAATCAGTACAATTGGTAGAAGTCCCTGCAAAATTAAATGAAGATCTTCTTCTGGGATTTTCTTTGGAAAACAAAACTATTGAGTTTAATGGAATGCCAATGTTAATTGGCTTGGGGACGCCGGTATGGCATATAAAAATGATGGCAAACTATTCTTTAAACTATGGCAATATTAATTACAAGAAAGAGCTAGCTTTTATTGAAGAGAATATTAAAAAAGTTACATTGCCTTATCTCAATACAGCTTATTTATGGGGCGGTAGGAGTGCTTTTGGTGTCGATTGTAGTGGTTTTACACAACAGGTATTTCAATATTTTAACATCAAATTACCGCGAGATGCACACCAGCAAGCATTGTTAGGCAAATCAATAGGTTTCTTGGAAGAATGTAACTGTGGAGATCTAGCCTTTTTTGACAACCCAGATGGGAAAATTACGCATGTTGGAATTATTATGAACAATGAAACAATTATTCATTCTTCCGGTAAAGTAAGAATTGATAAAATTGATACGCAAGGAATTGTCAATGTGGACAGTGGTTTGCGCACACATCAACTAAGAATTATTAAAAGAATGTCTTAA